The following are encoded in a window of Acidimicrobiia bacterium genomic DNA:
- a CDS encoding 4Fe-4S dicluster domain-containing protein has translation MASANRLERIESRERNPKWRNPPLRIEMAECINCDACLRHCPSQFGAIFNHGVDVIIVPELCSGCDKCLPACPVDCIYPDPDWSPAPDDWWTNPLSPLDSYK, from the coding sequence ATGGCGTCCGCGAACCGGCTCGAGCGCATCGAGTCGCGGGAACGCAACCCGAAATGGCGCAATCCGCCCCTGCGCATCGAGATGGCGGAGTGCATCAACTGCGACGCCTGTCTCCGTCACTGCCCGTCGCAGTTCGGCGCGATCTTCAACCACGGCGTCGACGTGATCATCGTCCCGGAGCTCTGCAGCGGCTGCGACAAGTGCCTGCCCGCGTGTCCCGTCGATTGCATCTATCCCGATCCCGACTGGTCGCCCGCGCCGGACGACTGGTGGACGAACCCACTGAGCCCGCTCGACTCGTACAAGTAG
- a CDS encoding PQQ-dependent sugar dehydrogenase yields MRQPRRGLSFIMAVAIGAASFVALATDASTAVAAPNLSAVEFGLAPVATGLSVPVSLAWRVDDDRIYVAEQTGTIRIIDPVSGAIDGTVLTLTHISSGGERGLLGLAFSLDGSKLYVDYTDSTGTIHIAEYTMAGDTADTSTARDLLTIPHSRPNHNGGQLVVGSDGDLYIGVGDGGGGGDPDRNGQNVNSLLGKILRIDPRPTQTMPYRIPHDNPFFGQADHRGEIWMYGLRNPWRFSFDSATGDLWIADVGQDLYEEVDYAPAGTSGQNWGWNLREGFHPFKGGAEPPDGHDPLLENAHADGNCAVIGGFVYHGSAIANLGGAYLYSDLCQRHISGAVQSGGTLSDSAVFPAGLQSMTTFGQDHDGELYAANLTGGLYKLVPLPDPAISVGDRAMLEGDTGTRPMKFPVTLSKPATSPVTVSYSVTGTSATGATRVAPGVDFKLRSGTLTFNPGQISKMIAVPVLGDATTESDETLKVTLSAPTGGYALDRSVGTGTILNDDANAGVTLGIGDGAIVQQGEGTEKLTLPVTRSAPTGAMSVDFTLTPGTATYTKKATGGEIGGKLSGTLAFKAGVTHKDISVTVWPDLLPDADHQFTITLSDETGATVTVIRATGTGTLLDP; encoded by the coding sequence GTGCGGCAGCCGCGTCGAGGACTCTCGTTCATCATGGCGGTCGCGATCGGGGCCGCGTCGTTCGTCGCGCTCGCAACCGACGCGTCGACCGCGGTCGCGGCACCGAATCTGAGCGCGGTCGAGTTCGGGCTCGCGCCGGTCGCGACCGGACTGTCGGTGCCGGTCTCGCTCGCCTGGCGCGTCGACGACGACCGCATCTACGTCGCCGAGCAGACCGGCACGATCCGCATCATCGATCCGGTGTCCGGCGCGATCGACGGCACGGTCCTCACGCTCACGCACATCAGCAGCGGCGGTGAGCGGGGCCTGCTCGGGCTCGCGTTCTCGCTCGACGGTTCGAAGCTCTACGTCGACTACACGGACTCGACGGGGACGATCCACATCGCCGAGTACACGATGGCCGGCGACACCGCGGACACGAGCACCGCGCGCGACCTCCTTACGATCCCGCACTCGCGTCCGAACCACAACGGCGGACAGCTCGTCGTCGGTTCCGACGGCGACCTCTACATCGGCGTCGGCGACGGCGGTGGTGGCGGCGACCCCGACCGCAACGGGCAGAACGTGAACTCGCTGCTCGGCAAGATCCTGCGCATCGATCCGCGCCCGACGCAGACGATGCCGTATCGCATCCCGCACGACAATCCGTTCTTCGGTCAGGCCGATCACCGCGGCGAGATCTGGATGTACGGGTTGCGCAACCCGTGGCGGTTCTCGTTCGACTCCGCGACCGGTGACCTGTGGATCGCCGACGTCGGCCAAGACCTCTACGAAGAGGTCGACTACGCGCCCGCGGGCACGAGCGGGCAGAACTGGGGTTGGAACCTGCGCGAGGGCTTCCACCCGTTCAAGGGCGGCGCGGAACCGCCCGACGGTCACGACCCGTTGCTCGAGAACGCGCACGCCGACGGCAACTGCGCGGTGATCGGCGGGTTCGTGTACCACGGCAGCGCGATCGCGAACCTCGGCGGCGCGTACCTCTACAGCGACCTGTGCCAGCGCCACATCTCCGGCGCGGTGCAGAGTGGCGGCACGCTCAGCGATTCCGCCGTGTTCCCCGCCGGCTTGCAGTCGATGACGACGTTCGGTCAGGACCACGACGGCGAGCTGTACGCGGCGAACCTCACGGGCGGCTTGTACAAGCTCGTGCCGCTGCCCGACCCGGCGATCTCGGTCGGCGATCGCGCGATGCTCGAAGGCGACACCGGCACGCGCCCGATGAAGTTCCCGGTGACGCTGAGCAAGCCCGCGACCTCGCCCGTGACCGTGAGCTACTCGGTCACGGGCACGAGCGCGACCGGCGCGACGCGAGTGGCACCCGGCGTCGACTTCAAGCTGCGATCGGGCACGCTCACGTTCAATCCCGGCCAGATCTCGAAGATGATCGCGGTACCGGTCCTCGGCGACGCGACGACGGAATCCGACGAGACGCTGAAGGTCACGCTCTCGGCGCCCACCGGCGGGTACGCGCTGGATCGTTCCGTCGGCACCGGCACGATCCTCAACGACGACGCGAACGCGGGGGTGACGCTCGGCATCGGCGACGGTGCGATCGTGCAACAGGGCGAGGGCACCGAGAAGCTGACGCTGCCGGTGACGCGGTCGGCGCCGACCGGCGCGATGAGCGTCGATTTCACGCTCACGCCGGGCACCGCGACGTACACCAAGAAGGCGACCGGCGGCGAGATCGGCGGCAAGCTCTCGGGCACGCTCGCGTTCAAGGCGGGCGTGACGCACAAGGACATCTCGGTGACCGTGTGGCCCGACCTGCTCCCCGACGCGGACCACCAGTTCACGATCACCCTCTCCGACGAGACCGGCGCGACCGTGACCGTGATTCGCGCGACGGGCACGGGCACGCTGCTCGATCCGTAG
- the gatB gene encoding Asp-tRNA(Asn)/Glu-tRNA(Gln) amidotransferase subunit GatB, with protein sequence MSSETNVRHPAEGTSSPSTAWEPVIGLEVHVELATATKLFCGCRNEFGAPPNTHVCPVCLGLPGALPVLNEKAVELALRLGTALQFTMPEQSIFHRKNYFYPDMPKNFQTSQYDEPICLQGVIDVDGTTVRITRAHLEEDTGKSLHVGGGGRIHDADHSLVDYNRAGVPLLEIVSEPDIFSAEQARAYVTELRATLLALGVSDVKMEEGSMRVDANVSIRRTGTSELGTRTEIKNMNSIRSVQRAIEYEITRQIEVLEDGGRVVQETRHWNEVDSRTHSMRSKEEAYDYRYFPEPDLVPVAPSVELRERVRAALPELPGAARARLVADWGISEHDARVVLDVPGLARFVQATVGALKAGTPRDVVNWATGEVLAHVNEAGVAVDELTLAPDALAELVALVAGGTINRNQAKEVLAEALRAGSRPAAIVEARGLAQESDTDALGASIDAVLAAHPDVVADYRAGDDGVKKKKRGFLMGEMQKALKGRANGPVLAQLLDERLNA encoded by the coding sequence GTGAGTTCCGAGACCAACGTCCGGCACCCGGCCGAAGGCACCTCGAGCCCGAGCACAGCCTGGGAGCCCGTGATCGGGCTCGAGGTGCACGTCGAGCTCGCGACCGCGACGAAGCTGTTCTGCGGCTGTCGCAACGAGTTCGGCGCGCCGCCCAACACGCACGTGTGCCCGGTGTGCCTCGGGCTGCCCGGCGCGCTGCCGGTGCTGAACGAGAAGGCGGTCGAGCTCGCGTTGCGACTCGGCACCGCGCTGCAGTTCACGATGCCGGAGCAGTCAATCTTCCACCGGAAGAACTACTTCTATCCGGACATGCCGAAGAACTTCCAGACGTCGCAGTACGACGAGCCGATCTGTCTCCAAGGTGTGATCGACGTCGACGGCACGACGGTACGGATCACGCGCGCGCACCTCGAAGAGGACACCGGGAAGTCGCTGCACGTCGGTGGCGGCGGGCGCATCCACGACGCCGACCACTCGCTGGTCGACTACAACCGCGCCGGCGTGCCGCTGCTCGAGATCGTGTCGGAGCCCGACATCTTCTCGGCGGAGCAGGCGCGCGCGTACGTCACGGAGCTGCGCGCCACGCTGCTCGCGCTCGGTGTGTCGGACGTGAAGATGGAAGAGGGCTCGATGCGCGTCGACGCGAACGTCTCCATCCGCCGCACGGGCACGTCGGAGCTCGGGACGCGCACCGAGATCAAGAACATGAACTCGATCCGATCGGTGCAGCGCGCGATCGAGTACGAGATCACGCGCCAGATCGAAGTGCTCGAAGACGGTGGTCGGGTCGTGCAGGAGACCCGGCACTGGAACGAGGTCGACAGTCGCACGCACTCGATGCGGTCGAAGGAAGAGGCGTACGACTACCGCTACTTCCCCGAACCCGACCTCGTGCCGGTCGCACCGAGCGTCGAGCTGCGCGAGCGGGTGCGAGCGGCGCTGCCCGAGCTGCCGGGCGCGGCGCGCGCACGACTGGTCGCCGACTGGGGCATCTCGGAGCACGACGCGCGTGTGGTGCTCGACGTGCCGGGACTCGCTCGTTTCGTGCAGGCGACGGTCGGCGCGTTGAAGGCGGGCACGCCCCGTGACGTCGTCAACTGGGCGACCGGCGAGGTGCTCGCGCACGTGAACGAGGCGGGCGTCGCGGTCGATGAGCTCACGTTGGCGCCCGACGCGCTCGCGGAGCTGGTCGCACTGGTCGCGGGTGGGACGATCAACCGCAACCAGGCGAAGGAAGTGCTCGCGGAGGCGTTGCGCGCCGGTTCACGGCCGGCCGCGATCGTCGAGGCACGCGGGCTCGCGCAGGAGAGCGACACCGACGCGCTCGGCGCGTCGATCGACGCGGTGCTTGCCGCGCACCCCGACGTCGTCGCGGACTACCGCGCCGGCGACGACGGCGTGAAGAAGAAGAAGCGCGGCTTCCTCATGGGCGAGATGCAGAAGGCGCTGAAGGGCCGCGCGAACGGCCCGGTGCTCGCGCAGCTGCTCGACGAGCGGCTCAACGCCTGA
- a CDS encoding SCP2 sterol-binding domain-containing protein, whose amino-acid sequence MNLVITGTPFGDREFHMGARDGNVLFGQAHLDGADVTLTTDYATARDVFVSGNQAAGMQAFMAGKVKVQGDMTKLMASQGGGGANAELQTAIQELTE is encoded by the coding sequence ATGAACCTCGTGATCACCGGCACGCCGTTCGGCGACCGCGAGTTCCACATGGGCGCGCGCGACGGCAACGTGCTGTTCGGTCAGGCGCACCTCGACGGCGCCGACGTGACCCTCACCACCGACTACGCGACGGCGCGCGACGTGTTCGTGTCGGGCAACCAGGCTGCGGGCATGCAGGCGTTCATGGCCGGCAAGGTCAAGGTCCAGGGCGACATGACCAAGCTCATGGCGTCGCAGGGCGGTGGCGGCGCGAACGCCGAGCTCCAGACCGCGATCCAAGAGCTCACGGAGTAG
- a CDS encoding sigma-70 family RNA polymerase sigma factor yields the protein MVDTRGRVELGTTDAAFEQFVDAVTQRLRRALVATYGVEVGSEACADAIAWGWEQRGRLAAMANPAGYLFRVGQSAARTHLRRERTIDLTARAEARDDTDPRLDDALDALPARQRTVAVLVHGHGFSYAEVAELTGRTVASVRNDLHRAMKQLRHRLEES from the coding sequence GTGGTGGACACGCGCGGCCGGGTCGAGCTCGGCACGACGGACGCCGCGTTCGAGCAGTTCGTCGACGCGGTCACGCAGCGCCTGCGCCGCGCGCTGGTCGCGACCTACGGCGTCGAGGTCGGCTCCGAGGCCTGCGCGGACGCGATCGCGTGGGGCTGGGAGCAGCGCGGACGCCTCGCCGCGATGGCGAACCCGGCGGGCTACCTGTTCCGCGTCGGACAGTCCGCGGCGCGCACGCACCTGCGGCGCGAGCGCACGATCGACCTGACCGCGCGCGCGGAGGCCCGCGACGACACCGACCCGCGCCTCGACGACGCGCTCGACGCGCTCCCGGCGCGCCAGCGCACGGTCGCAGTCCTCGTGCACGGCCACGGCTTCTCGTACGCGGAGGTCGCCGAGCTGACCGGCCGGACGGTCGCGAGCGTGCGCAACGACCTGCACCGCGCGATGAAGCAACTGCGGCACCGACTGGAGGAATCGTGA
- a CDS encoding PASTA domain-containing protein, giving the protein MATNGANDLAGRVLAGRYRLLAPIGTGASGRVYAAEDIRLKRRVAVKVLHAALAEDAGFLRRFRAEAQVAASLHHPNIMAVYDWGEDEQPFMVVELLEGGSLRGLLDRGTHLSIPQAARIGRDVAAALDYAHSRGIVHRDIKPANLLFDEHGSVRIADFGLARALAEASWTEPSGAVFGTARYASPEQARGVQLDARSDLYSLALVLVESVTGSIPFAADTTIGTLAARTQQPIVAPAELGPLQAPIERAGQLDPATRYPDAATMESALTDVVEAVPRPEPLELPGIADSSDPHPTTAVARAATAALFDQDTAATEAIAVDFQPIGATHTVRGRLGLPPRTDKQRSRQRRLVPLAVLVAFAVATALSTSALAKVGASGRAAPGLVGLMRDKAEQTASGADFQVHVEQRASADPSGVVVSQDPAPGSWFYGGGTINVVVSSGPAPVTVPPVLNLQTATAVAKLRAAGFTTTVVKGYRQNTKKGLIYQQRPVQNQTLTPGRPVTIWESQGPAPVQIPDLHGLTCAQATTQLTSSHLVPTCTQVFDDLTPKDVVVGTTPGVGATVNQGTPITINVSKGPELVTVPRVIGKTVASAKAKLQNLGFVVHVDLALYSPSAHVFDQLPEPGTRAPKGSTVLLIL; this is encoded by the coding sequence ATGGCGACGAACGGCGCGAACGATCTCGCCGGCCGGGTACTGGCCGGGCGCTACCGCCTGCTCGCGCCGATCGGCACCGGCGCGAGTGGCCGCGTCTACGCCGCCGAGGACATCCGGCTGAAGCGCCGGGTCGCGGTGAAGGTGCTGCACGCCGCGCTCGCGGAGGACGCGGGGTTCCTGCGGCGCTTCCGCGCCGAGGCGCAGGTCGCCGCGTCACTGCACCACCCGAACATCATGGCGGTGTACGACTGGGGCGAGGACGAGCAGCCGTTCATGGTCGTCGAGCTCCTCGAGGGCGGCAGCCTGCGGGGGCTGCTCGACCGGGGTACCCACCTCTCGATCCCTCAGGCCGCGCGCATCGGGCGCGACGTCGCGGCCGCGCTCGACTACGCGCACTCGCGCGGCATCGTGCACCGCGACATCAAGCCCGCGAACCTGCTCTTCGACGAGCACGGCTCCGTGCGCATCGCCGACTTCGGCCTCGCGCGCGCGCTCGCCGAGGCCTCCTGGACGGAACCGTCGGGCGCGGTGTTCGGTACCGCGCGCTACGCGTCGCCCGAACAGGCGCGGGGCGTCCAGCTCGACGCGCGCTCCGATCTGTATTCGCTCGCGCTGGTGCTCGTCGAGTCGGTGACGGGCTCGATCCCGTTCGCGGCCGACACCACGATCGGCACGCTCGCGGCGCGCACGCAGCAGCCGATCGTCGCGCCGGCCGAGCTCGGCCCGCTCCAGGCGCCGATCGAGCGCGCGGGGCAGCTCGACCCCGCGACGCGCTATCCGGACGCGGCGACGATGGAATCGGCGCTCACCGACGTCGTGGAGGCGGTGCCCCGTCCCGAGCCGCTCGAGCTGCCCGGCATCGCCGACTCGTCGGATCCGCACCCCACCACGGCGGTCGCGCGTGCCGCGACGGCAGCGCTCTTCGACCAGGACACCGCCGCGACCGAGGCGATCGCGGTCGACTTCCAGCCGATCGGCGCGACCCACACGGTGCGCGGCCGCCTGGGTCTGCCGCCGCGCACCGACAAGCAACGCTCGCGTCAGCGGAGGCTGGTGCCGCTCGCGGTGCTCGTCGCGTTCGCGGTCGCCACCGCGTTGAGCACGAGCGCGCTCGCCAAGGTCGGCGCGTCGGGTCGCGCGGCCCCGGGCCTCGTCGGCCTGATGCGCGACAAGGCAGAGCAGACCGCATCCGGCGCGGACTTCCAGGTCCATGTGGAGCAGCGCGCGTCTGCCGACCCGAGTGGGGTCGTCGTCTCGCAGGATCCCGCGCCCGGCAGCTGGTTCTACGGCGGCGGCACGATCAACGTCGTCGTGTCGTCGGGACCGGCACCCGTCACCGTGCCGCCGGTCCTCAACCTGCAGACCGCGACCGCGGTCGCGAAGCTGCGCGCCGCGGGCTTCACCACGACGGTCGTCAAGGGCTACCGGCAGAACACGAAGAAGGGGCTGATCTACCAGCAGCGGCCCGTGCAGAACCAGACGCTGACACCGGGCCGGCCGGTGACCATCTGGGAGAGCCAGGGTCCGGCGCCGGTGCAGATCCCCGACCTCCATGGTCTGACCTGCGCACAGGCGACGACGCAGCTGACGAGCTCGCATCTGGTGCCGACGTGCACGCAGGTGTTCGACGACCTCACGCCGAAGGACGTCGTTGTCGGCACCACGCCCGGCGTCGGCGCGACGGTGAACCAGGGCACGCCCATCACGATCAACGTGAGCAAGGGGCCCGAGCTCGTGACGGTGCCGCGTGTCATCGGCAAGACCGTCGCGTCCGCCAAGGCCAAGCTCCAGAACCTCGGTTTCGTCGTGCACGTCGACCTGGCCCTGTACAGCCCGAGTGCGCACGTCTTCGACCAGTTGCCCGAGCCCGGCACCCGCGCGCCGAAGGGCTCCACCGTCCTCTTGATCCTCTAG
- the gatA gene encoding Asp-tRNA(Asn)/Glu-tRNA(Gln) amidotransferase subunit GatA: protein MSAVEIAAAVRSGERRAIDVLEEHLARIDEREGQIHAFNTVLADDARAAADAVDAAVAAGGDPGPLAGVPIALKDNLCTRGVPTTCSSRILEHWKPPYDATVVSRLRAAGALIVGKTNLDEFAMGSSTENSAFGPTRNPHDLSRVPGGSSGGSAAAVAAGFATLGLGSDTGGSIRQPASLCGVVGAKPTYGAVSRYGLVAFASSLDQIGPFATTVEDAALLLSTIAGHDPCDSTSIARPFPDLRSGIDGGVDGLRVGIVEELTDVEGITDEVRDAVEAAGRALEKDGARVDRVSLPSSAYALSAYYLIAPAEASSNLARYDGVRYGLRVDAPDVETMNASTRDDGFGAEVKRRIMLGTYALSAGYYDAYYGQAQRVRTLIVRDFARAYERFDVLLAPTSPTVAFEVGARTADPLAMYLSDVCTIPSNLSGDPAISVPWGAVDGLPIGVQVLAPALQEALMFRVARAVEAVAP from the coding sequence ATGAGCGCGGTCGAGATCGCGGCCGCGGTCCGGTCGGGGGAGCGACGCGCGATCGACGTGCTCGAGGAGCACCTCGCGCGCATCGACGAACGCGAAGGTCAGATCCACGCCTTCAACACCGTGCTCGCCGACGACGCGCGGGCGGCCGCCGACGCGGTCGACGCCGCGGTCGCGGCGGGCGGTGATCCGGGGCCGCTCGCGGGCGTGCCGATCGCGCTGAAGGACAACCTCTGCACGCGCGGTGTTCCGACCACGTGCTCGTCGCGCATCCTCGAGCACTGGAAGCCGCCCTACGACGCGACCGTGGTGTCGCGCCTGCGCGCCGCGGGCGCGCTCATCGTCGGCAAGACGAACCTCGACGAGTTCGCGATGGGTTCGTCGACGGAGAACTCGGCGTTCGGACCGACGCGCAACCCGCACGACCTCAGCCGCGTGCCCGGTGGCTCGTCCGGAGGTTCGGCGGCCGCGGTCGCGGCGGGGTTCGCGACGCTCGGTCTCGGGTCCGACACCGGCGGCTCGATCCGCCAACCCGCCTCGCTGTGCGGTGTCGTCGGCGCGAAGCCGACGTACGGCGCGGTGTCGCGATACGGGTTGGTGGCGTTCGCGTCGTCGCTCGACCAGATCGGCCCGTTCGCGACGACCGTCGAGGACGCCGCGCTGCTGCTCTCGACGATCGCGGGCCACGATCCCTGCGATTCCACGTCGATCGCGCGCCCGTTCCCCGATCTGCGGTCGGGCATCGACGGCGGCGTCGACGGATTGCGGGTGGGCATCGTCGAGGAGCTCACCGACGTCGAGGGCATCACCGACGAGGTGCGCGACGCGGTCGAGGCCGCGGGCCGCGCGCTCGAGAAGGACGGCGCGCGCGTCGACCGGGTGTCGCTGCCGTCGTCGGCGTACGCGCTGTCGGCCTATTACCTGATCGCGCCGGCGGAGGCGTCGTCGAACCTCGCGCGCTACGACGGCGTGCGGTACGGACTGCGAGTCGACGCGCCCGACGTCGAGACGATGAACGCGTCGACGCGCGACGACGGCTTCGGTGCCGAGGTGAAGCGGCGCATCATGCTCGGCACCTACGCGCTGTCGGCCGGCTACTACGACGCGTACTACGGCCAAGCGCAGCGCGTTCGCACCCTCATCGTGCGCGACTTCGCCCGCGCGTACGAGCGGTTCGACGTGCTGCTCGCGCCGACGTCGCCGACCGTCGCGTTCGAGGTCGGCGCGCGCACCGCGGATCCGCTCGCGATGTACTTGAGCGACGTGTGCACGATCCCGTCGAACCTGTCGGGTGATCCCGCGATCAGCGTGCCGTGGGGCGCGGTCGACGGTTTGCCGATCGGCGTGCAGGTGCTCGCACCCGCGTTGCAGGAGGCGCTGATGTTCCGGGTCGCACGCGCGGTCGAGGCGGTGGCGCCGTGA
- the gatC gene encoding Asp-tRNA(Asn)/Glu-tRNA(Gln) amidotransferase subunit GatC, with amino-acid sequence MSDGSARISRADVEHTARLARLALTDTEIEQLTEELGKILDHAARVSALDTTDVPPTSHPIELVNVLRPDEVRPSLDSVEVLAEAPVAEDGRFRVPRIMSEEA; translated from the coding sequence ATGAGCGACGGATCGGCACGGATCTCGCGCGCCGATGTCGAGCACACCGCCCGGCTCGCGCGTCTCGCCCTCACCGACACCGAGATCGAGCAGCTCACCGAGGAGCTCGGCAAGATCCTCGACCACGCGGCGCGGGTCTCGGCGCTCGACACGACCGACGTGCCGCCGACGTCGCACCCGATCGAGCTCGTGAACGTGCTGCGACCCGACGAGGTCCGCCCGAGTCTCGACTCCGTCGAGGTGCTCGCGGAGGCGCCGGTCGCCGAAGACGGCCGCTTCCGCGTGCCGCGCATCATGAGCGAGGAAGCATGA
- a CDS encoding SDR family oxidoreductase → MGSLDGRVAIITGAGRGLGREHALLFAREGAKVVVNDLGGDAHGTGADVTAAQQTVADIVAAGGEAVVNGDNVADWDGAERLVRQAIETFGDLHVLVNNAGILRDRVIINMTEAEWDAVIAVHLKGHFCPTRHAATYWREQTKAGKEVHASIVHTSSTSGLFSNPGQANYDSAKSGIATFSQVCAKELTRYGVRSNAIAPGARTRLTLETPGLGDMVKAPDDPGKFDVWDPANVSPFVAYLATQDCPLTGETFMVQGGTVQRVKSWSTVEKIEKDDRWTVDELAARAGDLVPKV, encoded by the coding sequence ATGGGATCGCTCGACGGACGCGTCGCGATCATCACCGGTGCCGGCCGGGGCCTGGGCCGCGAGCACGCGCTGCTGTTCGCGCGTGAAGGCGCGAAGGTCGTCGTCAACGACCTCGGTGGTGACGCGCACGGAACCGGCGCCGACGTGACGGCCGCACAGCAGACCGTCGCCGACATCGTCGCCGCGGGCGGCGAGGCGGTCGTGAACGGCGACAACGTCGCGGACTGGGACGGTGCCGAGCGGCTCGTGCGCCAGGCGATCGAGACGTTCGGCGATCTGCACGTGCTCGTGAACAACGCGGGCATCCTGCGCGACCGCGTGATCATCAACATGACCGAGGCCGAGTGGGACGCGGTGATCGCGGTGCACCTGAAGGGTCACTTCTGTCCGACCCGACACGCCGCGACCTACTGGCGCGAGCAAACCAAGGCCGGCAAGGAGGTGCACGCGTCGATCGTGCACACGTCGTCGACGTCGGGCCTGTTCAGCAACCCCGGGCAGGCGAACTACGACAGCGCGAAGTCGGGCATCGCCACCTTCTCGCAGGTGTGCGCGAAGGAGCTCACGCGCTACGGCGTGCGGAGCAACGCGATCGCGCCCGGCGCGCGCACGCGGCTGACGCTCGAGACGCCCGGACTCGGCGACATGGTGAAGGCGCCCGACGATCCGGGGAAGTTCGACGTGTGGGATCCCGCGAACGTGTCGCCGTTCGTCGCGTACCTCGCGACGCAGGACTGCCCGCTCACCGGCGAGACGTTCATGGTGCAGGGCGGGACGGTGCAGCGCGTGAAGTCGTGGTCGACGGTGGAGAAGATCGAGAAGGACGACCGTTGGACCGTCGACGAGCTCGCCGCGCGCGCGGGAGACCTCGTTCCGAAGGTGTGA
- a CDS encoding STAS domain-containing protein, translating to MTQFESVCRRRDDTLARRRSPAREDINAAGLLYPVGFGGRVSAGSCSVALLESGAERMDEVLVRERDDSSVSIGLSGDLDELSCGDIESTILTASKLWRRVVVDLGAVTFCTSAGLSMFVRCHNVATEQGGTFVLTNAPSIVHRVIEVTGLTHLLAATAPEPVDC from the coding sequence GTGACTCAGTTCGAATCGGTGTGCCGGCGACGTGACGACACGCTGGCCCGGAGGCGTTCCCCCGCGCGCGAGGACATAAACGCGGCTGGTCTCTTGTATCCGGTCGGGTTCGGCGGCAGAGTGTCTGCAGGGTCCTGCAGCGTGGCTCTGCTCGAGAGTGGAGCTGAGCGCATGGACGAGGTGCTCGTACGGGAGCGCGACGACTCTTCGGTGTCGATCGGCCTCAGTGGCGATCTCGACGAGTTGAGTTGCGGCGACATCGAATCGACGATCCTGACCGCGTCGAAACTGTGGCGGCGGGTCGTCGTCGATCTCGGCGCGGTGACGTTCTGCACGTCAGCCGGGCTCAGCATGTTCGTCCGTTGCCACAACGTCGCGACCGAACAGGGTGGCACGTTCGTCCTGACGAACGCCCCGTCGATCGTTCACCGCGTCATCGAAGTGACCGGGCTGACGCACCTGCTCGCCGCAACCGCGCCGGAACCGGTGGATTGCTGA
- a CDS encoding carboxymuconolactone decarboxylase family protein, translated as MPRLHQVTRAESTAPIVTTMYDLLFGDRDPVAEPGTATGTSGDWWPTFANVPDILEHAVQGFGLYQSSRRVLDPVLRELGQARAGWAAGSQFVFSQHCKSLRALGVPDEKIDAVSAGSAAACFTEIERLVLAYTDCLVLDRGRVPDALFRAIHEQLGDVATLELTYITALYLQHAVMSRALRTEWDDVDERVVEVAGPEGDGASVGLDIARPEPD; from the coding sequence ATGCCGCGTCTTCACCAGGTGACCCGGGCCGAGAGCACCGCGCCGATCGTCACGACGATGTACGACCTGCTGTTCGGCGATCGAGATCCCGTCGCCGAGCCCGGCACCGCGACGGGCACGAGCGGCGACTGGTGGCCGACGTTCGCGAACGTGCCCGACATCCTCGAGCACGCGGTGCAGGGCTTCGGTCTCTACCAGAGCTCGCGGCGCGTGCTCGATCCCGTGCTGCGCGAGCTCGGTCAGGCGCGCGCGGGTTGGGCCGCGGGGAGTCAGTTCGTGTTCTCGCAACACTGCAAGTCGTTGCGCGCGCTCGGCGTGCCGGACGAGAAGATCGACGCGGTGAGCGCGGGGTCCGCGGCGGCGTGCTTCACCGAGATCGAGCGGCTCGTGCTCGCGTACACGGACTGCCTCGTCCTCGACCGCGGACGCGTGCCCGACGCGCTGTTCCGCGCGATCCACGAACAGCTCGGCGACGTCGCGACGCTCGAGCTCACCTACATCACCGCGCTCTACCTGCAGCACGCGGTGATGTCGCGCGCGCTGCGCACGGAGTGGGACGACGTCGACGAGCGCGTCGTCGAGGTCGCGGGTCCCGAAGGCGACGGCGCGTCCGTCGGCCTCGACATCGCGCGCCCCGAGCCCGACTGA